ACGCTCGCAGAAAAGTGATCGGTGAACGAGTCTGGACTGACGTTCAGAATCCCCATGAGCTTCAGCGGATGTTCCTCACGCAGGGTCTTCTCCAGGCGTTGCAGACGGAGCAGCTGCGTCCGCTGCACCTCCGACAGCGCTTCCTCGCCACCAACCTTGATTATCTGATCCGCGTGTGTCTTGACATCTTCAATGTACAAGAGGGTATCTACGATGCCGGCGTCGCCACCAAGAGTCCAGAGCTCTTCAGTCGTCGCTGCGAAACACCGCCGCGGAATGGCCAGCGAACCGTCAATTCTGTAGTTGTGCACAAAGTGAAGGGATGCCGCCGGTGCGCAACGGTGCGAGCACGCGATGTGGTCACCGGAGGTCTCGCTATTCGTCTTTGCCGCCAATTCTTGTGTTTGCCGGGCTTCTTCCGCGGCATTCAGCAAATGAATGCGGCGCCGCTCCAGGTTGATGCGAAGCAGCTCCTTCACAGACATTCCCTCCACGGGGTGTATGTACTCCGGATCGAGGTCGCACAGAGGGAACAGGACGAAATTTCGCGTGATAATTCGCGGATGCGGCAGTGTCAGAGGCCACTGTTTGTCGACGGGACGCACATCAGGGTGTATAACAACGGATCTTCCGTTCTTGTCAAAGAAAAGCAAATCAAGGTCAAGGAGCCGGGGAGCACCGCGGACGTACTTGTCTTTTTTGAGCGCTTCTTTCCAGTCGCCCTTCCGCGAAGCTCCCTTGTTCCCTTGCCCAGGCACGTCCTCATTGGTAGCCTCTCCGGAGGAGGTGCAGTCGTTCAGCGCCGCCTCCATGTCTTCAGGAGTTGGCAGTGGGCGCCCCGTTTTCGCCTCTAGATTTTTAAGAATTTCCAACACGTACCAGGGATCCGTAATGGGGGTGCGGAGTTTCACGACGGCATTCAGGTAAAAGGGATGGAAGACGTCGTGCACGACGCCTTTCGGACAAACGTCGAAGGCTGGAACGGTTTCGTACAGGCACGATGTGCCCAGAATGGGTCCTAGACACCGCCCCAACTCGGATATCGCTTCTTCAATGATGCCTAGTCGAGCATCCCCCTGCAAGTTGGATCCCAATGCAATGTATGCTGTCGCGTATTCTTTGCCAGGGTCTTCTTCCCTCATCTTCTGCAGGAAATGTGAATTTGCCGTCATTGTTCCTTGGTGGAATCTGGtgaagaaaggggaaaatTTTGACTGCAGAAGGccaaaggaaaaagaacgcGAGCTCGCACAGTGTGCAATTGCTCCTCCAGGCAGAGGGCGAAGACGCAGCCCAGGCGGAggccagaaaaaaaacgcagaccTTTTATGAAACAGCGGCAAATTCCACCAAGAGAGCCGCAAACAGGCAAAAGATGGTGGCCAGCAGCCCATTTACGtggcgaagacagagagtcgCGGCGACACCGCAGAGACGACAACAACAGCGCCAGTGGCAACCCAAATAACcgcggaagcagaagaatCTTCTCCACAGTTTGTGTCTACGTAGCGCTCCTCATATCCGTAAACGGAAATACCGTTCAACGCACAACTCAATTTCCCACCAAGAAACGACTGTCTTAGAATCAATGCTCTGTAACACGCTTTTACTCAACAGACACGCACAATCCCACCGCTCAGCGAAATCCCGAGATTGTGTCACATACAACAGTCAACCCTATCAGAGTATGTACACGGCTGTGGCGAGGCCGTCTGCGGAGATCTGACAATTATTTCTTGCTCTGGCATGTGCAAAGAGGATCGAAAGCTCATACAATCTCAGTAAACCTAACCGTTGCCCAGAGGCATGCACCGCCGCTGCTAACCGCTTGTCTCCAGCGGCACACCCGGGTGGCACACCACAGGCAAGTCTGCTTGTACACAGAGACCAAGTTCATCCACGCATGTTCTCTTGAGTGGAGAATTCAGAGAACGATTGAAAGAGTGTCTGCTCACGATATGTTCCAATACTTGTCATAAGCGCTGCTGCAAAAGCCTTAGACATCCGACAGCCCCGTCCGTCCAGTCTTCGGTTGCACATAGCCTATGTCTCCGAAGGACGGACAAAGGGCTTAAACTCACACAACGCACCGTATATAAACCTGTTCTTTCGGGCGCATCGATACGAAACGTTAACATattcccttttttctcacaTACCCACATTAGAAACGTCGCATGATGTAGGAAATCATGTCTATCGCATGCCCCACGCCAGGGCCTCACACTCGACCCCGTCAAAGCATTCACCTTGGCTGCAGTTATACACGCGCAAGACGAGGAGATAGGAGATCAGTGATACTCAAAAGATTAACAAGACGCTCCGGCGAACTCCCTGACACTGTTTGCCTGGAAGAGTCGGAATGAGAAATCACTGTGTTCACTATACAATTCTGAAGACATCTTGTTGCAAGAGGAAAAGTCATTCCTTTTTGAAGGTCTCTTGTGAGGGTGTCACGTAGGAGGCCGAGAAGTGCAGTGGTGACCGCTGGGAAACCATACGAAAAGACACACGAGCAGCTGACCACCAGAGGAGCGTCTTGTGACATCTCGACTTTACAAGAAGGAAGATGTTGGAAAATTATCACCATTTTCAGTTTATTTCCCCGCGTTAAATGCTTAGACAGAGGCTTCTTCGCCCCAGCAGTTTATCTTCATACTGAGCACGCTTTTTCCGCGGAAAGACTTAGTCACCGAGTACCCTcccttcgctgccttcccAGCGTTGGCGCTCAGGGCGTGAGGCCATCGCGTATGCGGAAAAAGTATCTGCATTTTTGTGGCCAGCCGAATGTGAATGCTTCTTTGTGAACGGGGGTCCTTCAATCGGAAACTCGGAGGCACGAGGAGTGGGGATAGTCATGTAATGATTTGTTCCTTTCGTGGTGGGCTTCGCAGTGCAACAGCACATTCTCGTTGTTGGTAACTGCGCGTCTGTTTTCCCTCTGGGTTACCcgtggaaagaaacagacgtttgtttcagttttcttcgctttACTCGTTCTCCAGTGGCAGAAGTCAAGAGCTCAATGAGATCATCGAtgcttccccgtctctgcGTGCAAGTTTTCCTGCACGCAAGTCTTTGAACGGTAGCGTGGCTATCCAGCCCGATCTGGCGTCACATCAGAGGATCAGACAGATAATATCAAGCCAACCGCTTGTAAAGTGACGCACGCACCAAGGATAGAAGGCttgcttgttttccttcgtgGGTCGCAGAGCCGGGTGTTTTTCGTCGCCAAATCACATGTAGACTCTCGGCACAGCGACCAGAGGCTCTTCCACAATTCCGTCGTTGAGGTGTACCTAGTTTTccaggaaggaagagcaTGTTCCTCAaggcttttctctttttctgatGAAACAAGGAAAAGATCGATGTCGTCAAAAGGAATCATGCATGAAGAAATCAAACAAGGACAGAACAACCGGCCGCCTTCCTTCGAAGGTTTCGGGCCTTCGTTATCTGAAGCAGGATCTGTCGTTGTGCTCGTGTGGGGGCACTAGAACTCGCTTTCACCGGAGCTGCTCGCCCCCCCTTTCTTTATTCGGCCTCCAGTGTAGTGAATTGATTATCATTTCCCGTTATTTCATGAGCAATTCATGCGTACGCATATGAAGAGAACTCGAACAGGGCCCGATGGTCTTTCAGTGCCAACGAGGCTCAAGCTAGCCGGCGGATTGCCGCGGTCTTATAAATTTGAATAACTCGCAGCGGTGGGGACAGCGTTTGTGCGTCGTTTGTATAAAGGGAGCGTTTGGTCTCGGAAAACAGCCTCATTGTCATGAGCAGACCGGACTTTTGCTCGACGCTCTGACACGGGAACGCTGGAAAGCGAACTCAGTGATGCACTGCATGTAACAAATGCTCGCTTTCGGGCTGGTGCTAATTCTCGTTAGATGCATCTGGTCCCTGCAGCTGTGTGCTGTAAAATGTGCGCATACAGACATCGCGGCGTATCCAGTAGACTTCAGTATTTCCCTCGAGTCGTGCGGGGTTTTGTGTGAGCGTCGATCGAGGCCATTGTTTCATAGCACTGGGGTTTCCCGAGGTTTTCTGGATTCCCATCTGTTTTTTTTAGATTTGTGGCATGTATGTGCTCTAAACGTCTGCGGATTTGTAAACCTTCAGTGTGGACTCGTGAGTTATTTCCTTTTGCTCGAGTCCCCTGCTCGATTAACCCATTGGACATTGTCCCCCGTAAGTTCGAATCGTCCgcagtttttttctcgaaaaGTCTGTGCAAGTCGCTCTATTCTGCCTCAGTTGAACACACGTGAAGCGGTTCCCTATCTGCTCAGACTTACTAATTTTTGAAGAGCAAGAGATAAAATGTGAATCTATGGCTTCCTGGTTTCTGCACTTCCCTGTCGCTACCCTTTTTCGAGTTCCCTTTGTTATTTGCCAATGAAATAATTCGTTCACTGTGTCATATACGTTCTACGAATCGTGCCGGGGGAGTGCGCGTAAACTTACCCCTTTCTGGGAGGACACACAAAAAAGAACCCCACGCCTTTGTTGTATGGACTCCCTCATACGGTCTTGCTAGCATGTCCTCAACAGTAAGGAATCTGGTAAATTGTTGTCCTTCCTCCTGTCTTTTTTCCACGAAAAGTTCATCATCTGCGGTTGGCCTTGCAATTTCCCCTCTGGCTTTGCTCCCCCGGATGAATCCCCGCATGATGGCATAGTCGAGACACCCGAAACAGTCGTTCTGAAGTgtcatttcttcttttgtcgccacatgcgtctctgcttctcctcactATCTTTTTGGAGGATATATCCGCCCTGTATTGATCTATCAAGATGGATGACTCCTCAGACACCGTCACGGGGAAGAATCGCGGAGACGCGTGTGGGATGCTGTCACGAATTTTCCCGCCGTCGTGGCGGCCAGCCTCCCCTCGATCTCGGTCGAGCTCGCTGCCGTCTTACCCAGTATCTCGGTGCGTCTGCGGAGCTTTGTTAACGACCTGTCTCCTCATCATTTTCAtggttctcttcctcgtccccGTTTCGCTGAGTCCTAGTGCACCGGCGGCGCTCTGGCGATCGCGAGGCGGCTTGCCCAGCTGGCTAGTTGGCGCCCCGGGTCTAGGTGCAGTCGACGGGGAGTTTTCGGGGAACTCGGATATTCTGGGCGGCATCCGAGCCATCGGCCTTCCGCAGATTCAAGACTGGAAACCCttgcagaggcgagaaagaaaagtcaCGCAACTCGGATATGAGGGGGGTCAATATGGAGACGCGCCCGCGTACATTGTCGAGCCGGAACTTGTGCACGAGGTAAGATCCAAGAAGAATGAAAAAAGCGTCGCCACGTTAGTTCTTGGAGGAGGAGCGTATGAGAAAGACACTAAGAAGAATCGCGGTGAACTTGCATGCCCTCTGTTGGACGTAATACTCTGCTGGGAACCGAAAGGcacgagaaacgaaaaagggaGCAGTGCGTTGCCGTATCCAGGCATGATGTGAATATGGTAAGTTCGCGGCTTGCTAGGAGGGACTCGATGTACATGGAGCTCTGGCGGTCCATGCAGCCAGCTCTCAGGGTTATCCGCGCAACGGCGCCTTGAACCCGATCACGAACAGTAAGGGGCAAGAGGAAAttgtggagaaagagacattCAGTAGAGCTGAGTAGAGTTCGCGATTCACAATGTAcgagacgagcagaaggcACAATGCAGAGGAGGTACACTGCTGGTGCCGCCTCGTCTTGGGAACGGCTTACATGGTGTCACCGCTTGCATCCCGCGGAACAGAAATCCGGAAAAACCTCTCGAGAAGGCCAAGAATCCTCGGGATAAGGCCCattgtcttttctgtctgtgcagGTCAACCCTGGAGCGGACGAAGATCGCTTGCACGGCCTTGTGGGGATTTTGGACGACGGGACACTTGCTTGGAGTCCGAAGCCGATCTTTTTGAAGCTAACTAAAGAGCAGAAACGCCTGGCACACAAAGGTAAAGGCCGTCGCATTCAggttcttttttttcgtcttttccttcctctaacACATTCACTGAGAAGCACTCGCCGGCCGAACAAGTCATATAGCTGGTACCTGCTCTTTTCTGCTGCATTGTCAATGCTTGGGTGTTTTGCCGGTATCTGGCCGACGTCATTCGTCTTCTGCAACTTCGCGCCTGTCGCCTGCTTGCCCCTTTTTGGTgtcccgtctcttcttcgtttgtcgTTCGAGCTCTTGATTGCTTTGGCACTCTCTCCCCGCTTTTTTGTACAGGGTATTGTTTCAACACCAAGGTGTCAGACTCGCTGTCGCTCGATCGTTCCGTTCCCGAGTTCGCCTCAAATTACTGCCGAGACCAGAGGCTTCTGTTTGATAATATGACACCTCCGAGTGCCGAACAAAAGtggaagcagacgagagaactTTCAAAAGCGCAATCTCCACAGCTGTCCGCCACTGGTCAGTTGGCCTCACCCAGTGCACAAAGAAGGTTTGACCGAGAGAAACCTCATCGGCGTTTTGATCATTTAGGTGCTGCCGTTCATCCTACGCTTCTTCCCGCTTCTCCATCCGCGGTCTCGTTTTTTGTAGctggtttccttctctcttcgtcctacttttctctcgccctTCTTGTCCCTCCGTGGCTTTGGTCGGTGTTTCCACGTGTCTATGGAGGTGCGAGGAGTTGGGCGCGAGTTGCTCAGCTCTTCCTCTATCGTGCGCTTTTCAAATTCCACCGTCATCCATTCTTCCTCTTGGAGTTCTGGATGTTTGTTTGCAGATGGAAAAGCATCGTCTGCCGTGGTACCCAGGGCCACAGACGGCAGCCTACCAGACAC
This genomic interval from Toxoplasma gondii ME49 chromosome VIIb, whole genome shotgun sequence contains the following:
- a CDS encoding dihydropteroate synthase (encoded by transcript TGME49_259550), encoding MGCWPPSFACLRLSWWNLPLFHKRSAFFFWPPPGLRLRPLPGGAIAHCASSRSFSFGLLQSKFSPFFTRFHQGTMTANSHFLQKMREEDPGKEYATAYIALGSNLQGDARLGIIEEAISELGRCLGPILGTSCLYETVPAFDVCPKGVVHDVFHPFYLNAVVKLRTPITDPWYVLEILKNLEAKTGRPLPTPEDMEAALNDCTSSGEATNEDVPGQGNKGASRKGDWKEALKKDKYVRGAPRLLDLDLLFFDKNGRSVVIHPDVRPVDKQWPLTLPHPRIITRNFVLFPLCDLDPEYIHPVEGMSVKELLRINLERRRIHLLNAAEEARQTQELAAKTNSETSGDHIACSHRCAPAASLHFVHNYRIDGSLAIPRRCFAATTEELWTLGGDAGIVDTLLYIEDVKTHADQIIKVGGEEALSEVQRTQLLRLQRLEKTLREEHPLKLMGILNVSPDSFTDHFSASVDEAVAAAEAMVTDGADVVDVGGEATNPFRVAGEVPLAVERERVVPVVQKILDKLGNRVIISVDTMKAEVARDAVTAGADWVNDQTGESRKGGDGDPLSFVVGNSTTVVLMHKRGTPDTFDGYQDYDDVVHEVGSWLASMSEALQRGGVGRWRILADPGLGISKNPEQSFELVRGVQRIKQMLPTGIPQLLGFSRKRLVGWGVGESAQDRKGPPTTETVEGRRWGGAAIAAWCAANTDAVTVVRTHDVKDTRLVRDVTERIQGVKSTINLMEKEPDMAPLYSFW
- a CDS encoding hypothetical protein (encoded by transcript TGME49_259540~Signal peptide predicted by SignalP 2.0 HMM (probability 0.996) with cleavage site probability 0.470 at residue 16) → MLAFGLVLILVRCIWSLQLCAVKCAHTDIAAYPVDFSISLESCGVLCERRSRPLFHSTGVSRGFLDSHLFFLDLWHVCALNVCGFVNLQCGLVSYFLLLESPARLTHWTLSPVSSNRPQFFSRKVCASRSILPQLNTREAVPYLLRLTNF